One window from the genome of Paraclostridium sordellii encodes:
- the acpP gene encoding acyl carrier protein encodes MFERVREIIAEQLGIDDLNTITLNTSLTEDLEADSLDAVEVIMALEDEYGIEIPDEEAENFKCIGDICNFIEAHK; translated from the coding sequence ATGTTTGAAAGAGTTAGGGAAATAATAGCTGAGCAATTAGGCATTGATGACCTAAACACTATAACTTTAAATACATCTTTAACTGAAGATTTAGAAGCTGATTCTTTAGATGCTGTAGAAGTTATAATGGCTTTAGAGGATGAGTATGGTATAGAAATACCAGATGAAGAAGCTGAAAACTTTAAATGTATAGGTGATATATGCAACTTCATAGAAGCTCATAAATAA